A stretch of DNA from Bradyrhizobium algeriense:
GGGCTGAGCCCTTCGCTGGCGGTCTGGGCAGACGCCGGCGTGGCCAGCAGGCAGGCGGCCAGCAGCATTGCGCCGACCCCTGCCAACCTCCTTGGGAATTGATGCATTCATCTCTCCCCTCAATGTGCCGGAACAGGGTCGCCCGGAACGGCGTCGGTGGGCACGACGTCATCGGGTCCGAGCTCATGCTCGGCCTTCAGCTCGCCCTCCCATTTCGCCACCACGGCGGTCGCCAGCGAATTGCCGATCACGTTGGTGGCGCTGCGTCCCATGTCGAGGAACGTGTCGATGCCCATGATCATCAACAGACCGGCCTCGGGAATGCCGAACTGGCTGAGCGTCGAGGCGATCACCACCAGTGAGGCGCGCGGCACGCCCGCGACGCCCTTCGAGGTGATCATCAGCGTCGCCAGCATCGCGAGCTGCGTGCCGAGCGACATCTCGATGTGATAGGTCTGCGCGATGAATATGCTCGCGAAGGTGCAATACATCATCGTGCCGTCGAGATTGAACGAGTAGCCGAGCGGCAGCACGAAGGACGAAATCCGCGAGGAGGCGCCGAAGCGATTGAGGCCTTCCAGCGTCTTGGGATAGGCGGCTTCCGAGGAGGAGGTCGAGAACGCAATCATCAGCGGCTCACGGATCAGTCGCAAGAGATGGCTGTATCGCGGCCCGATCACGATGAAACCGACCACGATCAGGATGGCCCACAGGATCAGAAGCGAGAGATAGAAGCCGCCCATGAACACGATCAGCTTCCACAGCACGCCGAGGCCGTTCTTCGACACCGTCGCCATGATCGCCGCCCACACCGCGATCGGCGCGAACAGCATCACATAGCCGGTCACTTTCAGCATGATGTGGGCGAGGTCGTCGATCAGCCCCATGATCGGCTTGGCGCGCTCCGGCATCGCGCCGAGCGCGACCGCGAAGAACACGGCAAACACCACGATCTGCAGGATTTCGTTCTGCGCCATGGCATCCGCGATCGAGGTCGGGATCAGATGAGTCAGAAACTTCTCGATCGAGAACGCCGAGACCGGCAGGCCGGTCGATTGCGTCTTGTCGGGCAGCGTGCCGGGAAAGTTGGCGCCGGGCTGCAGCAGGTTGACCATCACCAGGCCAAGCAGCAGCGAGACAAAGGAAGCGCTGACGAACCAGCCCATCGTCTTGGCGAACACGCGGCCGAGCTTCGAGCCGGAGCCCATATGGGCGATGCCGCCGACAAGGGTGGCGAACACCAAAGGCGCGATGATCATCTTGATCAGGCGCAGGAACAGCATGGCGATCAGGTTTACGTCGGCCGCGATTTCCACCCGGCTGTCGGGCATATAGTTGAAGACGATGGTTCCCATCACAATGCCAAGCGCCATAGCGATCAGGATATACTGCGTAAACCTGCTGGACATTCTTGCACCCCCGTATTTCCGGCAACCACAAGTTTGGCAGATTTGAATGAGGACGCAACAAGCTTGCGGCGTTTTGTACGCTTGCCAGAATGTTCCCGTTGTGAAATGCGCGCGCGCCGACTAGCGTTCATGCAGCGCACAATCTGTGCAGGTGATCGCCTGATGCGCAGCCAATTGCATCCGGAAACGCCAGAACAACAACGCCGAGGGGAGACAACATCATGAACGACGCTGTCAATCGTCAGATCCTGCTGGTCGAGAAGCCGACCGGCAAGCTCGGGCCCGAGCATTTCAAGATGGTCAACGGCGCAGTGCCCGAGCCGAAGGACGGCGAGGCGCTGGTGCGGACACGCTATATCTCGCTCGACGCCGCCAACCGGGCGTGGATGCACGGCGCGACCTATCGTGCCGCCGTCGAGGCCAACACCGTGATGGCAGGCGGCAGCATCGCCGAAGTCGTCTCGTCGAAAGCGCCCGGACTGACAGCGGGCGATATCGTATTCGGCGACACCGGCTGGCAGGATTACGCCGCCGTACCAGCAAAACATCTCACCAAGATGCCAAAGATGGAACCGATGACGCATCTGCTCAGCGTGTACGGCATCGCTGGCCTCACCGCCTATTTCGGCCTGCTGCACGTCGGCAATCCGAAGGCCGGCGAGACCGTCGTGGTGTCGGCCGCGGCCGGCTCGGTCGGATCAATCGTCGGACAGATCGCGAAGATCAAGGGCTGCAACGTCATCGGCATCGCCGGCGGTAAGGACAAATGCCACTGGCTCACCTCCGAGCTCGGCTTCGATGCCGCGGTCGATTACAAGGACGGCGCCACCTTCAAGGCGCTGCGGGCCGCAGCGCCCAAGGGCATCGACGTCTATTTCGACAATGTCGGCGGCGACATTCTCGAAGCCTGCCTTTCGCTGATGAACAACCGCGGCCGCATCGCCTGCTGCGGCGCCATCTCGCAATATGACGGCGTGCCGTCGGCCCATGGCCCCCGCGGCGTGCCCGGCCTGATCGTGGTCAAACGCCTTATCATGCAAGGCTTCATCGTGATGGACTACATGGACCAGAGCGCTGCGGCGCTGGCCGACCTGCAGTCCTGGGTCGCCTCGGGAAAGCTGAAGGTGCAGGAAGACGTGATCGACGGAATCGAGAACACGCCGAAGGCGCTGATCGGCCTGCTCGCCGGCGAGAACCGCGGCAAGCGCATGGTGCGGGTGTAAGGCGAAGTCCGTAGCAATCCGTAGGGTGGGCAAAGGCGCAACGCGCCGTGCCCACCATTTCTTGCCGTGCTAGTGATGGTGGGCACGCTTCCGCCTTCGCTCGTTGAGCTACGGCGGACAGGTCGCTTTGCCCACCCTTGATCTAGTGCGTCGCAGCAGGCGCCGTCTGCGCGCCCGTCTTCTTCACCTTGCGCTCCTTCACCCAGTTCTCGAACCGCTGGATCACGACAAAGAATGTCGGCACAAACAGCACGGCCAGACAGGTCGAGGCCAGCATGCCCGAGGCCGCCGTGATGCCAATCGACTTCCGGGCGTTGGCGCCGGCGCCGGTTGCAAGCACCAGCGGGATCATGCCGAAGATGAAAGCAAACGACGTCATCAGGATCGGCCGGAACCGGGCTCGCGCCGCCTCGATGGCGGATTCCAGCAACGGCTTGCGATCGCGCACGTGCAGTTCCAGCGCCACCTCGACGATCAGGATGGCGTTCTTGGCCGACAGCGCGATCAACAGGATGATGCCGATCTGGGTATAGAGGTTGTTCTCGATCCTTAAACCGGTCAGCACGATCATAGGGCCGAGCAAGGACAGCGGCACCGCGAGAATCACCGAGATCGGCGCGTACCAGCTTTCATATTGTCCGGCCAGCACGAGGTAGACCAGCAGCAGGCCCAGGCCGAACGCCCAGTAGATCTGGCCGCCGACGACCTTCTCCTGGTACGACATCGCCGTCCACTCGAAGCCCGTGCCGGGCGGCAGGGTCTTCGCGGCAATCTGCTCCATCAGATTCATCGACTGACCTGAGCTGTAACCCGTCGCCGGCAGACCGATGATGGTTGCGGAAGGATACAGATTGTACAGGCTGATCAGCGACGGACCGACCGCCGGCGTAATCTTTGCCACCGTGCCGAGCGGGATCATGTCGCCATTGCTGTTACGCACCATCATGTTCTGCATATCACGCGGCGTCAGGCGGAATTGCGCGTCCGCCTGCGCATAGACCTGGAAGGTACGACCGAACTTGTTGAACTGGTTGACGAAGGTCGAACCCATGTAAGTGGACAACGTCGAAAAGATCTGGTCGGTCGTGACATGCAGCGTCTGGGTCTTGATTCGGTCCACCTCGATGTCGAACTGCGGCACCATCGAGCGGAACGGCGAACTGACCCGCTGCAGCGCGCTCTGTGACGACGCATTGGCGACGATCGCGCCGGTGATCGCCTGCAACTTGCTGAAGTCGGAATTGCCGTCGCGGAGCTGGACCTGCATCGCAAAGCCGGCGGCGTTACCGATACCCTGGATCGGCGGCGGTGGAACCACCAGGATCCGCGCCTCCTCGATGACGGACAGTTTTTCGTTCAATCCGACGAACAGCGACCGCAGATCCTCACCTGGCCCTCGCGCGCTCCACTCTTTCAAGATCAAATAGGCGACGCCCGCA
This window harbors:
- a CDS encoding dicarboxylate/amino acid:cation symporter; amino-acid sequence: MSSRFTQYILIAMALGIVMGTIVFNYMPDSRVEIAADVNLIAMLFLRLIKMIIAPLVFATLVGGIAHMGSGSKLGRVFAKTMGWFVSASFVSLLLGLVMVNLLQPGANFPGTLPDKTQSTGLPVSAFSIEKFLTHLIPTSIADAMAQNEILQIVVFAVFFAVALGAMPERAKPIMGLIDDLAHIMLKVTGYVMLFAPIAVWAAIMATVSKNGLGVLWKLIVFMGGFYLSLLILWAILIVVGFIVIGPRYSHLLRLIREPLMIAFSTSSSEAAYPKTLEGLNRFGASSRISSFVLPLGYSFNLDGTMMYCTFASIFIAQTYHIEMSLGTQLAMLATLMITSKGVAGVPRASLVVIASTLSQFGIPEAGLLMIMGIDTFLDMGRSATNVIGNSLATAVVAKWEGELKAEHELGPDDVVPTDAVPGDPVPAH
- a CDS encoding NADP-dependent oxidoreductase, with translation MNDAVNRQILLVEKPTGKLGPEHFKMVNGAVPEPKDGEALVRTRYISLDAANRAWMHGATYRAAVEANTVMAGGSIAEVVSSKAPGLTAGDIVFGDTGWQDYAAVPAKHLTKMPKMEPMTHLLSVYGIAGLTAYFGLLHVGNPKAGETVVVSAAAGSVGSIVGQIAKIKGCNVIGIAGGKDKCHWLTSELGFDAAVDYKDGATFKALRAAAPKGIDVYFDNVGGDILEACLSLMNNRGRIACCGAISQYDGVPSAHGPRGVPGLIVVKRLIMQGFIVMDYMDQSAAALADLQSWVASGKLKVQEDVIDGIENTPKALIGLLAGENRGKRMVRV